The following proteins come from a genomic window of Paramisgurnus dabryanus chromosome 19, PD_genome_1.1, whole genome shotgun sequence:
- the LOC135773479 gene encoding C3a anaphylatoxin chemotactic receptor-like — protein MNFNTTVLHDSNVLSHSHSKKSTSDIVFYIIIVLLGTTGNSVVIWVAGVRLKPNVNNVWLVNLAVADLIFCVSRVTSLVTNFIGHWLFGDFFCKFMGFLKYTNMFCSVFLLAVISVDRVICVRCPVITRRKRTLYAARVVSLGVWIVAMIFSSPNLVFRKIHTDHNNLSYCNDKKEAIKEMQIFYYIRFFCGFLFPFLVIFICYTLAAVGIRRTKLSGKSRPLRILALLVFTFFLCWAPYHILGLLKKLNKETPAVKLAWRTSSNLAYFNSCVNPILYFCVGLNLKQRCNQSLLGIFHRALTEEDQIPAPDGTIEEQSNSVSEAAGTDQQTSV, from the exons atGAACTTCAATACAACTGTTCTGCATGACTCCAATGTCTTATCCCATTCCCACTCAAAGAAATCTACATCAGACATTGTCTTCTACATCATCATTGTTCTCTTAGGCACCACTGGAAACTCTGTGGTCATCTGGGTTGCAGGTGTCCGTTTGAAACCCAATGTCAACAATGTATGGTTGGTCAACCTTGCCGTGGCTGACCTGATCTTCTGCGTGTCACGAGTGACCTCACTCGTCACAAATTTCATTGGCCACTGGCTGTTTGGGGACTTTTTCTGTAAGTTTATGGGCTTTCTCAAGTATACCAACATGTTCTGCAGTGTTTTTCTTCTGGCTGTCATCAGTGTGGATCGAGTGATCTGCGTGCGGTGCCCAGTTATCACCAGGAGGAAACGGACGTTATATGCTGCTCGTGTGGTCAGTTTGGGGGTTTGGATTGTGGCAATGATCTTCAGTTCACCAAACTTAGTGTTCCGGAAGATCCATACTGATCACAACAACTTGAGCTACTGCAATGACAAG aaagaagcaatcaaagaAATGCAGATTTTCTACTACATTCGCTTCTTTTGTGGATTTCTGTTTCCTTTCCTGGTGATCTTTATCTGCTACACACTGGCTGCTGTTGGGATTCGCAGGACGAAACTCTCCGGCAAATCAAGGCCTCTTAGGATTCTGGCTTTATTGGTTTTTACCTTTTTCTTATGCTGGGCACCTTATCACATCCTAGGTCTTcttaaaaagttaaataaagaAACCCCTGCTGTAAAGTTGGCATGGCGTACGTCTTCAAATCTAGCGTATTTTAACAGCTGTGTGAACCCAATATTATACTTCTGTGTAGGACTGAATCTTAAGCAGCGCTGCAATCAAAGCCTGTTAGGGATTTTTCACAGAGCTCTTACTGAAGAAGACCAAATTCCTGCACCGGATGGCACTATTGAGGAACAATCTAACAGTGTTTCAGAGGCTGCTGGTACAGATCAACAAACATCTGTATGA